A stretch of Pleuronectes platessa chromosome 24, fPlePla1.1, whole genome shotgun sequence DNA encodes these proteins:
- the LOC128431199 gene encoding desmin isoform X6: protein MASYSSSAQTASSYRRTFGQGTYASPSLNRSFTGQSGGAGGHATSRVYEVTRNKSAPAHRFSSSYYGGPVAASRASMSRSHAGMGETLDFSLADALNQEFLTTRTNEKVELQHLNDRFASYIEKVRFLEQQNQALAVEVERLRGREPTRIADLYEEEMSELRRQETQVQIQMDMSKPDLTAALRDIRAQYEGIAAKNISEAEDWYKSKVSDLNQAVSKNNDALKTARQETMEFRHQIQSYTCEIDSLKGTNESLMRQMRDMEERHGRDAGGFQDNIARLEAEIANMKDEMARHLREYQDLLNIKMALDVEIATYRKLLEGEESRIALPVQSYSTLSFRETSPEHQPRSTEMHSKKTVLIKTIETRDGEVVSESTQHQHDIM from the exons ATGGCCTCCTACAGCTCCTCCGCCCAAACCGCCTCCTCCTACCGCCGCACCTTCGGCCAAGGCACCTACGCCTCACCGTCCCTCAACCGCTCATTCACCGGCCAGAGCGGTGGTGCCGGGGGCCACGCCACCTCAAGGGTCTACGAGGTGACCCGGAACAAGTCGGCGCCCGCTCACCGCTTCTCCTCCAGCTACTATGGCGGGCCGGTGGCAGCGTCAAGGGCCTCCATGTCCCGCTCCCACGCAGGCATGGGCGAGACGCTGGACTTCAGTCTGGCCGACGCCCTGAACCAGGAGTTCCTGACCACGCGGACCAACGAGAAGGTCGAGCTGCAGCACCTGAACGACCGCTTCGCCAGCTACATCGAGAAGGTGCGCTTCCTGGAGCAGCAGAACCAGGCGCTGGCGGTGGAGGTGGAGCGCCTGCGCGGCCGCGAGCCCACACGCATCGCCGACCTGTACGAGGAGGAGATGAGCGAGCTGAGGAGGCAG GAAACTCAGGTCCAAATCCAGATGGACATGTCCAAACCGGACCTGACGGCGGCACTGAGGGACATCAGAGCACAGTACGAAGGCATCGCCGCCAAGAACATCTCAGAGGCCGAGGACTGGTATAAGTccaag GTGTCTGACCTGAACCAGGCGGTGAGCAAGAACAACGACGCACTGAAGACGGCCCGTCAGGAGACCATGGAGTTTAGACACCAGATCCAGTCCTACACCTGTGAGATCGACTCACTCAAAGGCACC AACGAGTCCCTGATGAGGCAGATGAGGGACATGGAGGAGCGTCACGGACGCGACGCCGGCGGCTTCCAGGACAACATCGCTCGGCTGGAGGCGGAGATCGCCAACATGAAGGACGAGATGGCGCGCCACCTCCGCGAGTACCAGGACCTGCTCAACATCAAGATGGCGCTGGATGTGGAGATCGCCACCTacaggaagctgctggaaggagaggagagcag AATTGCCTTGCCTGTGCAGAGCTACTCCACCCTGAGCTTCCGAG AGACCAGCCCTGAACACCAGCCGCGCTCCACTGAGATGCATTCAAAGAAAACTGTTCTCATCAAGACCATCGAGACCCGAGATGGAGAG GTCGTCAGCGAGTCGACGCAGCACCAGCACGACATCATGTAA
- the LOC128431199 gene encoding desmin isoform X1, translating to MASYSSSAQTASSYRRTFGQGTYASPSLNRSFTGQSGGAGGHATSRVYEVTRNKSAPAHRFSSSYYGGPVAASRASMSRSHAGMGETLDFSLADALNQEFLTTRTNEKVELQHLNDRFASYIEKVRFLEQQNQALAVEVERLRGREPTRIADLYEEEMSELRRQVEIVTNQRSRVEVERDNMVDDLDKLKNRLHEEMLQKEDAENNLAAFRADVDAATLARLDLERRIETLQEEIAFLKKIHEEEIRELQTQMQETQVQIQMDMSKPDLTAALRDIRAQYEGIAAKNISEAEDWYKSKVSDLNQAVSKNNDALKTARQETMEFRHQIQSYTCEIDSLKGTNESLMRQMRDMEERHGRDAGGFQDNIARLEAEIANMKDEMARHLREYQDLLNIKMALDVEIATYRKLLEGEESRIALPVQSYSTLSFRETSPEHQPRSTEMHSKKTVLIKTIETRDGEIVTLTAVFPASQVVSESTQHQHDIM from the exons ATGGCCTCCTACAGCTCCTCCGCCCAAACCGCCTCCTCCTACCGCCGCACCTTCGGCCAAGGCACCTACGCCTCACCGTCCCTCAACCGCTCATTCACCGGCCAGAGCGGTGGTGCCGGGGGCCACGCCACCTCAAGGGTCTACGAGGTGACCCGGAACAAGTCGGCGCCCGCTCACCGCTTCTCCTCCAGCTACTATGGCGGGCCGGTGGCAGCGTCAAGGGCCTCCATGTCCCGCTCCCACGCAGGCATGGGCGAGACGCTGGACTTCAGTCTGGCCGACGCCCTGAACCAGGAGTTCCTGACCACGCGGACCAACGAGAAGGTCGAGCTGCAGCACCTGAACGACCGCTTCGCCAGCTACATCGAGAAGGTGCGCTTCCTGGAGCAGCAGAACCAGGCGCTGGCGGTGGAGGTGGAGCGCCTGCGCGGCCGCGAGCCCACACGCATCGCCGACCTGTACGAGGAGGAGATGAGCGAGCTGAGGAGGCAGGTGGAGATAGtgaccaatcagaggtctcGCGTGGAGGTGGAGCGGGACAACATGGTGGATGACCTGGACAAGCTCAAAAACAG gctccacgAGGAGATGCTTCAGAAAGAGGATGCAGAAAACAACCTGGCTGCTTTCAGAGCG GATGTGGACGCTGCCACTCTGGCTCGTCTGGACCTGGAGAGACGCATCGAGACGCTGCAGGAGGAGATCGCCTTCCTCAAGAAGATCCATGAAGag gagatcCGCGAGCTGCAGACCCAGATGCAGGAAACTCAGGTCCAAATCCAGATGGACATGTCCAAACCGGACCTGACGGCGGCACTGAGGGACATCAGAGCACAGTACGAAGGCATCGCCGCCAAGAACATCTCAGAGGCCGAGGACTGGTATAAGTccaag GTGTCTGACCTGAACCAGGCGGTGAGCAAGAACAACGACGCACTGAAGACGGCCCGTCAGGAGACCATGGAGTTTAGACACCAGATCCAGTCCTACACCTGTGAGATCGACTCACTCAAAGGCACC AACGAGTCCCTGATGAGGCAGATGAGGGACATGGAGGAGCGTCACGGACGCGACGCCGGCGGCTTCCAGGACAACATCGCTCGGCTGGAGGCGGAGATCGCCAACATGAAGGACGAGATGGCGCGCCACCTCCGCGAGTACCAGGACCTGCTCAACATCAAGATGGCGCTGGATGTGGAGATCGCCACCTacaggaagctgctggaaggagaggagagcag AATTGCCTTGCCTGTGCAGAGCTACTCCACCCTGAGCTTCCGAG AGACCAGCCCTGAACACCAGCCGCGCTCCACTGAGATGCATTCAAAGAAAACTGTTCTCATCAAGACCATCGAGACCCGAGATGGAGAG ATTGTCACCCTGACCGCTGTGTTTCCCGCCTCGCAGGTCGTCAGCGAGTCGACGCAGCACCAGCACGACATCATGTAA
- the LOC128431199 gene encoding desmin isoform X3, which yields MASYSSSAQTASSYRRTFGQGTYASPSLNRSFTGQSGGAGGHATSRVYEVTRNKSAPAHRFSSSYYGGPVAASRASMSRSHAGMGETLDFSLADALNQEFLTTRTNEKVELQHLNDRFASYIEKVRFLEQQNQALAVEVERLRGREPTRIADLYEEEMSELRRQVEIVTNQRSRVEVERDNMVDDLDKLKNRLHEEMLQKEDAENNLAAFRDVDAATLARLDLERRIETLQEEIAFLKKIHEEEIRELQTQMQETQVQIQMDMSKPDLTAALRDIRAQYEGIAAKNISEAEDWYKSKVSDLNQAVSKNNDALKTARQETMEFRHQIQSYTCEIDSLKGTNESLMRQMRDMEERHGRDAGGFQDNIARLEAEIANMKDEMARHLREYQDLLNIKMALDVEIATYRKLLEGEESRIALPVQSYSTLSFRETSPEHQPRSTEMHSKKTVLIKTIETRDGEVVSESTQHQHDIM from the exons ATGGCCTCCTACAGCTCCTCCGCCCAAACCGCCTCCTCCTACCGCCGCACCTTCGGCCAAGGCACCTACGCCTCACCGTCCCTCAACCGCTCATTCACCGGCCAGAGCGGTGGTGCCGGGGGCCACGCCACCTCAAGGGTCTACGAGGTGACCCGGAACAAGTCGGCGCCCGCTCACCGCTTCTCCTCCAGCTACTATGGCGGGCCGGTGGCAGCGTCAAGGGCCTCCATGTCCCGCTCCCACGCAGGCATGGGCGAGACGCTGGACTTCAGTCTGGCCGACGCCCTGAACCAGGAGTTCCTGACCACGCGGACCAACGAGAAGGTCGAGCTGCAGCACCTGAACGACCGCTTCGCCAGCTACATCGAGAAGGTGCGCTTCCTGGAGCAGCAGAACCAGGCGCTGGCGGTGGAGGTGGAGCGCCTGCGCGGCCGCGAGCCCACACGCATCGCCGACCTGTACGAGGAGGAGATGAGCGAGCTGAGGAGGCAGGTGGAGATAGtgaccaatcagaggtctcGCGTGGAGGTGGAGCGGGACAACATGGTGGATGACCTGGACAAGCTCAAAAACAG gctccacgAGGAGATGCTTCAGAAAGAGGATGCAGAAAACAACCTGGCTGCTTTCAGA GATGTGGACGCTGCCACTCTGGCTCGTCTGGACCTGGAGAGACGCATCGAGACGCTGCAGGAGGAGATCGCCTTCCTCAAGAAGATCCATGAAGag gagatcCGCGAGCTGCAGACCCAGATGCAGGAAACTCAGGTCCAAATCCAGATGGACATGTCCAAACCGGACCTGACGGCGGCACTGAGGGACATCAGAGCACAGTACGAAGGCATCGCCGCCAAGAACATCTCAGAGGCCGAGGACTGGTATAAGTccaag GTGTCTGACCTGAACCAGGCGGTGAGCAAGAACAACGACGCACTGAAGACGGCCCGTCAGGAGACCATGGAGTTTAGACACCAGATCCAGTCCTACACCTGTGAGATCGACTCACTCAAAGGCACC AACGAGTCCCTGATGAGGCAGATGAGGGACATGGAGGAGCGTCACGGACGCGACGCCGGCGGCTTCCAGGACAACATCGCTCGGCTGGAGGCGGAGATCGCCAACATGAAGGACGAGATGGCGCGCCACCTCCGCGAGTACCAGGACCTGCTCAACATCAAGATGGCGCTGGATGTGGAGATCGCCACCTacaggaagctgctggaaggagaggagagcag AATTGCCTTGCCTGTGCAGAGCTACTCCACCCTGAGCTTCCGAG AGACCAGCCCTGAACACCAGCCGCGCTCCACTGAGATGCATTCAAAGAAAACTGTTCTCATCAAGACCATCGAGACCCGAGATGGAGAG GTCGTCAGCGAGTCGACGCAGCACCAGCACGACATCATGTAA
- the LOC128431199 gene encoding desmin isoform X5, giving the protein MASYSSSAQTASSYRRTFGQGTYASPSLNRSFTGQSGGAGGHATSRVYEVTRNKSAPAHRFSSSYYGGPVAASRASMSRSHAGMGETLDFSLADALNQEFLTTRTNEKVELQHLNDRFASYIEKVRFLEQQNQALAVEVERLRGREPTRIADLYEEEMSELRRQVEIVTNQRSRVEVERDNMVDDLDKLKNRLHEEMLQKEDAENNLAAFRADVDAATLARLDLERRIETLQEEIAFLKKIHEEEIRELQTQMQETQVQIQMDMSKPDLTAALRDIRAQYEGIAAKNISEAEDWYKSKVSDLNQAVSKNNDALKTARQETMEFRHQIQSYTCEIDSLKGTDNIARLEAEIANMKDEMARHLREYQDLLNIKMALDVEIATYRKLLEGEESRIALPVQSYSTLSFRETSPEHQPRSTEMHSKKTVLIKTIETRDGEVVSESTQHQHDIM; this is encoded by the exons ATGGCCTCCTACAGCTCCTCCGCCCAAACCGCCTCCTCCTACCGCCGCACCTTCGGCCAAGGCACCTACGCCTCACCGTCCCTCAACCGCTCATTCACCGGCCAGAGCGGTGGTGCCGGGGGCCACGCCACCTCAAGGGTCTACGAGGTGACCCGGAACAAGTCGGCGCCCGCTCACCGCTTCTCCTCCAGCTACTATGGCGGGCCGGTGGCAGCGTCAAGGGCCTCCATGTCCCGCTCCCACGCAGGCATGGGCGAGACGCTGGACTTCAGTCTGGCCGACGCCCTGAACCAGGAGTTCCTGACCACGCGGACCAACGAGAAGGTCGAGCTGCAGCACCTGAACGACCGCTTCGCCAGCTACATCGAGAAGGTGCGCTTCCTGGAGCAGCAGAACCAGGCGCTGGCGGTGGAGGTGGAGCGCCTGCGCGGCCGCGAGCCCACACGCATCGCCGACCTGTACGAGGAGGAGATGAGCGAGCTGAGGAGGCAGGTGGAGATAGtgaccaatcagaggtctcGCGTGGAGGTGGAGCGGGACAACATGGTGGATGACCTGGACAAGCTCAAAAACAG gctccacgAGGAGATGCTTCAGAAAGAGGATGCAGAAAACAACCTGGCTGCTTTCAGAGCG GATGTGGACGCTGCCACTCTGGCTCGTCTGGACCTGGAGAGACGCATCGAGACGCTGCAGGAGGAGATCGCCTTCCTCAAGAAGATCCATGAAGag gagatcCGCGAGCTGCAGACCCAGATGCAGGAAACTCAGGTCCAAATCCAGATGGACATGTCCAAACCGGACCTGACGGCGGCACTGAGGGACATCAGAGCACAGTACGAAGGCATCGCCGCCAAGAACATCTCAGAGGCCGAGGACTGGTATAAGTccaag GTGTCTGACCTGAACCAGGCGGTGAGCAAGAACAACGACGCACTGAAGACGGCCCGTCAGGAGACCATGGAGTTTAGACACCAGATCCAGTCCTACACCTGTGAGATCGACTCACTCAAAGGCACC GACAACATCGCTCGGCTGGAGGCGGAGATCGCCAACATGAAGGACGAGATGGCGCGCCACCTCCGCGAGTACCAGGACCTGCTCAACATCAAGATGGCGCTGGATGTGGAGATCGCCACCTacaggaagctgctggaaggagaggagagcag AATTGCCTTGCCTGTGCAGAGCTACTCCACCCTGAGCTTCCGAG AGACCAGCCCTGAACACCAGCCGCGCTCCACTGAGATGCATTCAAAGAAAACTGTTCTCATCAAGACCATCGAGACCCGAGATGGAGAG GTCGTCAGCGAGTCGACGCAGCACCAGCACGACATCATGTAA
- the LOC128431199 gene encoding desmin isoform X4 → MASYSSSAQTASSYRRTFGQGTYASPSLNRSFTGQSGGAGGHATSRVYEVTRNKSAPAHRFSSSYYGGPVAASRASMSRSHAGMGETLDFSLADALNQEFLTTRTNEKVELQHLNDRFASYIEKVRFLEQQNQALAVEVERLRGREPTRIADLYEEEMSELRRQVEIVTNQRSRVEVERDNMVDDLDKLKNRLHEEMLQKEDAENNLAAFRADVDAATLARLDLERRIETLQEEIAFLKKIHEEEIRELQTQMQETQVQIQMDMSKPDLTAALRDIRAQYEGIAAKNISEAEDWYKSKVSDLNQAVSKNNDALKTARQETMEFRHQIQSYTCEIDSLKGTMRDMEERHGRDAGGFQDNIARLEAEIANMKDEMARHLREYQDLLNIKMALDVEIATYRKLLEGEESRIALPVQSYSTLSFRETSPEHQPRSTEMHSKKTVLIKTIETRDGEVVSESTQHQHDIM, encoded by the exons ATGGCCTCCTACAGCTCCTCCGCCCAAACCGCCTCCTCCTACCGCCGCACCTTCGGCCAAGGCACCTACGCCTCACCGTCCCTCAACCGCTCATTCACCGGCCAGAGCGGTGGTGCCGGGGGCCACGCCACCTCAAGGGTCTACGAGGTGACCCGGAACAAGTCGGCGCCCGCTCACCGCTTCTCCTCCAGCTACTATGGCGGGCCGGTGGCAGCGTCAAGGGCCTCCATGTCCCGCTCCCACGCAGGCATGGGCGAGACGCTGGACTTCAGTCTGGCCGACGCCCTGAACCAGGAGTTCCTGACCACGCGGACCAACGAGAAGGTCGAGCTGCAGCACCTGAACGACCGCTTCGCCAGCTACATCGAGAAGGTGCGCTTCCTGGAGCAGCAGAACCAGGCGCTGGCGGTGGAGGTGGAGCGCCTGCGCGGCCGCGAGCCCACACGCATCGCCGACCTGTACGAGGAGGAGATGAGCGAGCTGAGGAGGCAGGTGGAGATAGtgaccaatcagaggtctcGCGTGGAGGTGGAGCGGGACAACATGGTGGATGACCTGGACAAGCTCAAAAACAG gctccacgAGGAGATGCTTCAGAAAGAGGATGCAGAAAACAACCTGGCTGCTTTCAGAGCG GATGTGGACGCTGCCACTCTGGCTCGTCTGGACCTGGAGAGACGCATCGAGACGCTGCAGGAGGAGATCGCCTTCCTCAAGAAGATCCATGAAGag gagatcCGCGAGCTGCAGACCCAGATGCAGGAAACTCAGGTCCAAATCCAGATGGACATGTCCAAACCGGACCTGACGGCGGCACTGAGGGACATCAGAGCACAGTACGAAGGCATCGCCGCCAAGAACATCTCAGAGGCCGAGGACTGGTATAAGTccaag GTGTCTGACCTGAACCAGGCGGTGAGCAAGAACAACGACGCACTGAAGACGGCCCGTCAGGAGACCATGGAGTTTAGACACCAGATCCAGTCCTACACCTGTGAGATCGACTCACTCAAAGGCACC ATGAGGGACATGGAGGAGCGTCACGGACGCGACGCCGGCGGCTTCCAGGACAACATCGCTCGGCTGGAGGCGGAGATCGCCAACATGAAGGACGAGATGGCGCGCCACCTCCGCGAGTACCAGGACCTGCTCAACATCAAGATGGCGCTGGATGTGGAGATCGCCACCTacaggaagctgctggaaggagaggagagcag AATTGCCTTGCCTGTGCAGAGCTACTCCACCCTGAGCTTCCGAG AGACCAGCCCTGAACACCAGCCGCGCTCCACTGAGATGCATTCAAAGAAAACTGTTCTCATCAAGACCATCGAGACCCGAGATGGAGAG GTCGTCAGCGAGTCGACGCAGCACCAGCACGACATCATGTAA
- the LOC128431199 gene encoding desmin isoform X2, whose translation MASYSSSAQTASSYRRTFGQGTYASPSLNRSFTGQSGGAGGHATSRVYEVTRNKSAPAHRFSSSYYGGPVAASRASMSRSHAGMGETLDFSLADALNQEFLTTRTNEKVELQHLNDRFASYIEKVRFLEQQNQALAVEVERLRGREPTRIADLYEEEMSELRRQVEIVTNQRSRVEVERDNMVDDLDKLKNRLHEEMLQKEDAENNLAAFRADVDAATLARLDLERRIETLQEEIAFLKKIHEEEIRELQTQMQETQVQIQMDMSKPDLTAALRDIRAQYEGIAAKNISEAEDWYKSKVSDLNQAVSKNNDALKTARQETMEFRHQIQSYTCEIDSLKGTNESLMRQMRDMEERHGRDAGGFQDNIARLEAEIANMKDEMARHLREYQDLLNIKMALDVEIATYRKLLEGEESRIALPVQSYSTLSFRETSPEHQPRSTEMHSKKTVLIKTIETRDGEVVSESTQHQHDIM comes from the exons ATGGCCTCCTACAGCTCCTCCGCCCAAACCGCCTCCTCCTACCGCCGCACCTTCGGCCAAGGCACCTACGCCTCACCGTCCCTCAACCGCTCATTCACCGGCCAGAGCGGTGGTGCCGGGGGCCACGCCACCTCAAGGGTCTACGAGGTGACCCGGAACAAGTCGGCGCCCGCTCACCGCTTCTCCTCCAGCTACTATGGCGGGCCGGTGGCAGCGTCAAGGGCCTCCATGTCCCGCTCCCACGCAGGCATGGGCGAGACGCTGGACTTCAGTCTGGCCGACGCCCTGAACCAGGAGTTCCTGACCACGCGGACCAACGAGAAGGTCGAGCTGCAGCACCTGAACGACCGCTTCGCCAGCTACATCGAGAAGGTGCGCTTCCTGGAGCAGCAGAACCAGGCGCTGGCGGTGGAGGTGGAGCGCCTGCGCGGCCGCGAGCCCACACGCATCGCCGACCTGTACGAGGAGGAGATGAGCGAGCTGAGGAGGCAGGTGGAGATAGtgaccaatcagaggtctcGCGTGGAGGTGGAGCGGGACAACATGGTGGATGACCTGGACAAGCTCAAAAACAG gctccacgAGGAGATGCTTCAGAAAGAGGATGCAGAAAACAACCTGGCTGCTTTCAGAGCG GATGTGGACGCTGCCACTCTGGCTCGTCTGGACCTGGAGAGACGCATCGAGACGCTGCAGGAGGAGATCGCCTTCCTCAAGAAGATCCATGAAGag gagatcCGCGAGCTGCAGACCCAGATGCAGGAAACTCAGGTCCAAATCCAGATGGACATGTCCAAACCGGACCTGACGGCGGCACTGAGGGACATCAGAGCACAGTACGAAGGCATCGCCGCCAAGAACATCTCAGAGGCCGAGGACTGGTATAAGTccaag GTGTCTGACCTGAACCAGGCGGTGAGCAAGAACAACGACGCACTGAAGACGGCCCGTCAGGAGACCATGGAGTTTAGACACCAGATCCAGTCCTACACCTGTGAGATCGACTCACTCAAAGGCACC AACGAGTCCCTGATGAGGCAGATGAGGGACATGGAGGAGCGTCACGGACGCGACGCCGGCGGCTTCCAGGACAACATCGCTCGGCTGGAGGCGGAGATCGCCAACATGAAGGACGAGATGGCGCGCCACCTCCGCGAGTACCAGGACCTGCTCAACATCAAGATGGCGCTGGATGTGGAGATCGCCACCTacaggaagctgctggaaggagaggagagcag AATTGCCTTGCCTGTGCAGAGCTACTCCACCCTGAGCTTCCGAG AGACCAGCCCTGAACACCAGCCGCGCTCCACTGAGATGCATTCAAAGAAAACTGTTCTCATCAAGACCATCGAGACCCGAGATGGAGAG GTCGTCAGCGAGTCGACGCAGCACCAGCACGACATCATGTAA
- the LOC128431199 gene encoding desmin isoform X7, with translation MASYSSSAQTASSYRRTFGQGTYASPSLNRSFTGQSGGAGGHATSRVYEVTRNKSAPAHRFSSSYYGGPVAASRASMSRSHAGMGETLDFSLADALNQEFLTTRTNEKVELQHLNDRFASYIEKVRFLEQQNQALAVEVERLRGREPTRIADLYEEEMSELRRQVEIVTNQRSRVEVERDNMVDDLDKLKNRLHEEMLQKEDAENNLAAFRADVDAATLARLDLERRIETLQEEIAFLKKIHEEDLLNIKMALDVEIATYRKLLEGEESRIALPVQSYSTLSFRETSPEHQPRSTEMHSKKTVLIKTIETRDGEVVSESTQHQHDIM, from the exons ATGGCCTCCTACAGCTCCTCCGCCCAAACCGCCTCCTCCTACCGCCGCACCTTCGGCCAAGGCACCTACGCCTCACCGTCCCTCAACCGCTCATTCACCGGCCAGAGCGGTGGTGCCGGGGGCCACGCCACCTCAAGGGTCTACGAGGTGACCCGGAACAAGTCGGCGCCCGCTCACCGCTTCTCCTCCAGCTACTATGGCGGGCCGGTGGCAGCGTCAAGGGCCTCCATGTCCCGCTCCCACGCAGGCATGGGCGAGACGCTGGACTTCAGTCTGGCCGACGCCCTGAACCAGGAGTTCCTGACCACGCGGACCAACGAGAAGGTCGAGCTGCAGCACCTGAACGACCGCTTCGCCAGCTACATCGAGAAGGTGCGCTTCCTGGAGCAGCAGAACCAGGCGCTGGCGGTGGAGGTGGAGCGCCTGCGCGGCCGCGAGCCCACACGCATCGCCGACCTGTACGAGGAGGAGATGAGCGAGCTGAGGAGGCAGGTGGAGATAGtgaccaatcagaggtctcGCGTGGAGGTGGAGCGGGACAACATGGTGGATGACCTGGACAAGCTCAAAAACAG gctccacgAGGAGATGCTTCAGAAAGAGGATGCAGAAAACAACCTGGCTGCTTTCAGAGCG GATGTGGACGCTGCCACTCTGGCTCGTCTGGACCTGGAGAGACGCATCGAGACGCTGCAGGAGGAGATCGCCTTCCTCAAGAAGATCCATGAAGag GACCTGCTCAACATCAAGATGGCGCTGGATGTGGAGATCGCCACCTacaggaagctgctggaaggagaggagagcag AATTGCCTTGCCTGTGCAGAGCTACTCCACCCTGAGCTTCCGAG AGACCAGCCCTGAACACCAGCCGCGCTCCACTGAGATGCATTCAAAGAAAACTGTTCTCATCAAGACCATCGAGACCCGAGATGGAGAG GTCGTCAGCGAGTCGACGCAGCACCAGCACGACATCATGTAA